The Montipora foliosa isolate CH-2021 chromosome 1, ASM3666993v2, whole genome shotgun sequence genome has a window encoding:
- the LOC138000460 gene encoding organic cation/carnitine transporter 2-like isoform X2: protein MKLALSTDEVLAKIGSFGRYQVVLNLFANIAYGLWWAFTVLVMMFIASEPGWKCQNKSTCPFNKTIHLTDKEYSYRCNISREDWTFSDDFTSVVTQFDLVCDRGSLGFVSTSVIFAGHFVGSIAVSTISDKFGRKIPLYVCAFFCCLFNFVSAFSPTFWVFALFRALVGFFIGAYSIPLFVLATEFSGIRHRSTAGTLVWVGYVLFYMILPAFAYAIREWRTLTIVTGAPGFLLLAGWFFTPESVRWLLKKGRVIEARKTLSEVARLNGKQMPDEPLAMPKQEKLGEFRDLFSSFNMTHRTLGSWFIWFAASFISWGVSLSAPFLSGNIYINVFISGASALPAYPVMTYLNLRFSRRKILTMAFIAAAVGSIGAILLSDKAEFDKGYRIGKIFMYLCVAKFGGESAFIMVYIFSVELFPTTLRNVGMGTSTAAARVSAFVSVYAPLLLTVHRFLPYGIMAGLAVAAAVVSMTLPETYNQPTLEDLVTKEQEDGDELESVDNKKGIDPDNNEKNALM from the exons ATGAAGCTGGCGTTAAGCACTGATGAGGTTTTGGCGAAGATTGGCAGCTTTGGTCGTTACCAAGTCGTTCTCAACCTATTCGCAAATATAGCCTATGGGCTCTGGTGGGCTTTCACAGTACTTGTCATGATGTTCATTGCATCGGAGCCGGGATGGAAGTGTCAAAATAAATCCACGTGTCCTTTCAATAAAACTATTCACCTCACAGACAAGGAATACTCATACAGATGCAATATTTCCCGGGAAGACTGGACTTTTTCAGATGACTTTACATCAGTGGTCACGCAG tttgACCTTGTGTGTGACCGTGGCTCACTGGGATTTGTCTCAACCTCTGTTATCTTTGCCGGTCATTTCGTTGGTAGCATCGCTGTGAGTACGATCTCTGACAAGTTTGGACGCAAAATTCCTCTCTACGTTTGTGCATTCTTTTGTTGCCTGTTTAATTTTGTCTCGGCGTTTTCTCCCACGTTTTGGGTGTTTGCACTTTTCCGTGCTCTTGTTGGCTTCTTCATTG GTGCCTACAGCATACCATTGTTTGTTCTGGCCACGGAGTTTTCGGGAATTCGCCACAGAAGTACCGCTGGGACGCTGGTGTGGGTTGGATACGTTTTATTCTACATGATTCTACCAGCATTTGCATATGCCATCAGGGAATGGAGAACTTTAACCATCGTTACTGGAGCCCCGGGATTTCTGCTTTTAGCTGGGTGGTT TTTTACACCAGAATCTGTCCGTTGGCTTCTGAAAAAAGGTCGCGTAATTGAGGCGCGGAAAACTCTGAGTGAAGTGGCCAGGTTGAATGGTAAACAAATGCCGGATGAGCCCCTAGCTATGCCTAAACAAGAAAAACTCGGAGAATTCCGTGATTTGTTCTCCTCTTTCAATATGACACACCGCACCCTGGGTTCCTGGTTTATATG GTTTGCGGCTTCGTTTATCAGTTGGGGAGTGTCTTTAAGTGCTCCATTCCTGAGTGGAAACATTTACATCAACGTGTTTATAAGCGGAGCATCCGCCTTGCCGGCCTATCCTGTAATGACTTACCTAAATTTGAG gtTTAGTCGCAGGAAAATCTTGACAATGGCATTCATTGCCGCTGCCGTAGGTTCGATTGGTGCCATTTTGCTTTCAGACAAAGCTGAATTCGACAAAG GTTATAGGATTGGAAAAATCTTCATGTATTTGTGtgttgctaagttcggtggtgAATCGGCATTCATTATGGTATACATCTTTTCCGTGGAGCTGTTTCCAACAACCTTGCG GAATGTAGGTATGGGTACATCAACTGCCGCTGCACGTGTGAGCGCTTTTGTTTCCGTCTATGCTCCTTTATTG CTGACAGTTCACCGTTTCCTGCCTTATGGAATCATGGCAGGCCTCGCTGTGGCGGCTGCCGTTGTTAGCATGACCTTACCGGAGACTTACAATCAGCCCACCTTGGAAGATTTAGTGACCAAAGAACAAGAGGATGGTGATGAGTTAGAGAGCGTCGACAACAAAAAGGGCATAGACCCTGATAATAATGAGAAAAATGCTCTTATGTAA
- the LOC138000460 gene encoding organic cation/carnitine transporter 2-like isoform X1, producing MRLQGNFPLESAAKREMKLALSTDEVLAKIGSFGRYQVVLNLFANIAYGLWWAFTVLVMMFIASEPGWKCQNKSTCPFNKTIHLTDKEYSYRCNISREDWTFSDDFTSVVTQFDLVCDRGSLGFVSTSVIFAGHFVGSIAVSTISDKFGRKIPLYVCAFFCCLFNFVSAFSPTFWVFALFRALVGFFIGAYSIPLFVLATEFSGIRHRSTAGTLVWVGYVLFYMILPAFAYAIREWRTLTIVTGAPGFLLLAGWFFTPESVRWLLKKGRVIEARKTLSEVARLNGKQMPDEPLAMPKQEKLGEFRDLFSSFNMTHRTLGSWFIWFAASFISWGVSLSAPFLSGNIYINVFISGASALPAYPVMTYLNLRFSRRKILTMAFIAAAVGSIGAILLSDKAEFDKGYRIGKIFMYLCVAKFGGESAFIMVYIFSVELFPTTLRNVGMGTSTAAARVSAFVSVYAPLLLTVHRFLPYGIMAGLAVAAAVVSMTLPETYNQPTLEDLVTKEQEDGDELESVDNKKGIDPDNNEKNALM from the exons AAATGAAGCTGGCGTTAAGCACTGATGAGGTTTTGGCGAAGATTGGCAGCTTTGGTCGTTACCAAGTCGTTCTCAACCTATTCGCAAATATAGCCTATGGGCTCTGGTGGGCTTTCACAGTACTTGTCATGATGTTCATTGCATCGGAGCCGGGATGGAAGTGTCAAAATAAATCCACGTGTCCTTTCAATAAAACTATTCACCTCACAGACAAGGAATACTCATACAGATGCAATATTTCCCGGGAAGACTGGACTTTTTCAGATGACTTTACATCAGTGGTCACGCAG tttgACCTTGTGTGTGACCGTGGCTCACTGGGATTTGTCTCAACCTCTGTTATCTTTGCCGGTCATTTCGTTGGTAGCATCGCTGTGAGTACGATCTCTGACAAGTTTGGACGCAAAATTCCTCTCTACGTTTGTGCATTCTTTTGTTGCCTGTTTAATTTTGTCTCGGCGTTTTCTCCCACGTTTTGGGTGTTTGCACTTTTCCGTGCTCTTGTTGGCTTCTTCATTG GTGCCTACAGCATACCATTGTTTGTTCTGGCCACGGAGTTTTCGGGAATTCGCCACAGAAGTACCGCTGGGACGCTGGTGTGGGTTGGATACGTTTTATTCTACATGATTCTACCAGCATTTGCATATGCCATCAGGGAATGGAGAACTTTAACCATCGTTACTGGAGCCCCGGGATTTCTGCTTTTAGCTGGGTGGTT TTTTACACCAGAATCTGTCCGTTGGCTTCTGAAAAAAGGTCGCGTAATTGAGGCGCGGAAAACTCTGAGTGAAGTGGCCAGGTTGAATGGTAAACAAATGCCGGATGAGCCCCTAGCTATGCCTAAACAAGAAAAACTCGGAGAATTCCGTGATTTGTTCTCCTCTTTCAATATGACACACCGCACCCTGGGTTCCTGGTTTATATG GTTTGCGGCTTCGTTTATCAGTTGGGGAGTGTCTTTAAGTGCTCCATTCCTGAGTGGAAACATTTACATCAACGTGTTTATAAGCGGAGCATCCGCCTTGCCGGCCTATCCTGTAATGACTTACCTAAATTTGAG gtTTAGTCGCAGGAAAATCTTGACAATGGCATTCATTGCCGCTGCCGTAGGTTCGATTGGTGCCATTTTGCTTTCAGACAAAGCTGAATTCGACAAAG GTTATAGGATTGGAAAAATCTTCATGTATTTGTGtgttgctaagttcggtggtgAATCGGCATTCATTATGGTATACATCTTTTCCGTGGAGCTGTTTCCAACAACCTTGCG GAATGTAGGTATGGGTACATCAACTGCCGCTGCACGTGTGAGCGCTTTTGTTTCCGTCTATGCTCCTTTATTG CTGACAGTTCACCGTTTCCTGCCTTATGGAATCATGGCAGGCCTCGCTGTGGCGGCTGCCGTTGTTAGCATGACCTTACCGGAGACTTACAATCAGCCCACCTTGGAAGATTTAGTGACCAAAGAACAAGAGGATGGTGATGAGTTAGAGAGCGTCGACAACAAAAAGGGCATAGACCCTGATAATAATGAGAAAAATGCTCTTATGTAA